The following nucleotide sequence is from Syntrophomonadaceae bacterium.
GTAGCATGAGTGCAGGCCCGTTCCAAAACCGGCGCCCCTAAAGAAGCGTAGGCACCGGTATCGGCAACAATATTTGCCGCTAAAGCCACCAGATTGCCCGCTGCATCGCATCCGGCAGTGATCTCAATCTCCATGGGGTGTCTTTTCGGGTGCACCATTAAGCTTTCAGCTCTGGACAGGGTCAGTTTGACGGGTTTTTTCGTGTGCCAGGCTAACAGAGCCGCATGGTGCTGCACACTGAGGTCCTCTTTGCCGCCGAAAGCACCGCCGACAAAGTTATTGATCACCCTGACCCGGCCTAGCGGCAATCCCAGCAGGGATGAAATCTGGTGCTGGTCGTGATGCACACTTTGGGATCCCCCAAGCACAACCAGACTATCGTATTCCAGATAGGCAACAGCACTTTCCGGCTCTAAAAAAGCATGTTCGGTCATCGGCGTAGAATATTGCTCTGAGACTAGATAGGAGCATTGAGCAAGTGCGTCCGCCGCATTCCCCCGGTGCAGGCTGGTGGTGCTGAGCACATTTCCCCCCGGGTGCAGCAGTGGAGCGGCTGCTTCCATAGCAGCGGCAGGAGAGGTAACAGGTGGCAACACTTCATAGGTCAAATCGATCAACTCAAGGGCTTGCCGGGCAATAGCCGGGGTTTCAGCGGCCACCAGGGCCAGGGCATCCCCGATATAACGGGTTTCTTCCCCCACGGCGACTAATACCGGCCAATCCTTTTTGATATATCCCTGGTATCTTAGGCCGGGGATGTCCTGGGCAGTGAGGACCGCCAGGACGCCGGGCAGGTTCCAGGCCCTGGCGAAATCAATTTTTTTGACTTTAATTCTGGGATAGGGTGAACGAAGAACTGCCCCATGCAACATTTCAGGCAAGTTCAGGTCATCGGTAAAAATTGCCGTTCCAAGGGTTTTGGTACCGGCGTCCAACCGGGGATAGCGACCGCCAACTCCGTAGTCCGCACTTTCGGCAGGCAGTGTTTTCTCGTTTCTGAACGCTTCTGCCGCCAGCTGTACCGCTTCCACGATCTTAACGTACCCGGTACACCGGCACAGGTTCCCCCGCAGGGCCCGCTTTATTTCCGCTTCAGCCGGAGCAAGGTTTAAGTCTAAGAGACCCTTAGCGCTGATGACCATGCCGGGTGTGCAAAAACCACACTGCACCGCTCCGGCCTGGGCAAAAGCCCATTGATAAACCTCTTTTTCCCGGAGGGAGAGGCCTTCAACAGTAATAACCTGCTTGCCAGCAACCTGGGCCAGGGTTAGGCGGCAGGAACGGACGACCTTCCCGTCAACCAAAACCATGCAGGTCCCGCAAACACCCTCGCCGCAGCCGTTTTTCACAGAAGTCAGCCCGGCCGCAGTTCTTAGGTATTCGAGCAGGTTTTGGTTTGATTGCCCTGCCGGACAGCTTTTTTCCAAACCATTTAAGAAAAACCGCATCTGCCGCCTCCTCCTGAGGGCAAAAACGCGCTGCTTACGATTGTCACAAGCCAGACCTGCCGCAAAAAAAGCATCAGGCTGACGCAACTAAGCCCTCTTAAGTTGACTAGATGTTTAACAACTGCACCAGGAAACTTTCCACGCTGCTAAATTTATTATTGCACTTAATACCTTTTAATCCCATTGTACAAAATCCCGGTGCAGTTGACAACCGAACAAGCATTCGTTTTCGAAATATTTCACAAGCAGACCCCGACCTCAGGCCCCGCGCAGGGATTTGATTTTAAGGTCGTAATCAGCAATCTTAGCGTATTCCGCTGCCCAGAACTCCGGTTGGCGCATGGAATCAATGTATTCCTTGGCGTAGCCGAAAGGAAGCCAATCCTGTTCTTTTTGGCGGAAAAGCTGTTCCTTTACGTCTTGGCGGCGGAAGTCGTAAATCCATTCTTCTTTGGCTCCCAGGAAAATATCCTTATACCAGCGCTCCAGCACGAAGTCCTGGGTTTCCAGATGCCGCCGGTCAAGCTCCTCCAGCACAGAAGGGTAGCGGTCGAACCCGTCGGTGGCTATTGTTACCACGTTGTCATCAGGTCCCAGGCGCAAATATTTGGCCATTTTAATGGCTCCCAGGATATTGCACATGCCGGAAACACCGAACAGGCTTTTCATTCTCAAGGCTGTCTCAGGGGCGACGCCCATTTTGATCAAGACACTGGTCCCGTCATGGATGATCTTCAAAGCCTTGACAGTATCGTCATCATGGATCAGAGTTACAAAATCGGTAGTCAACAGGTTATGGATGAGGGTGCACATCTTGTCCCCGATACCCTCGATGCGGTGTTGCCCCCTGCCGCCTGTTGCCAGGGTTGAGCACTCATATGGTTCCAAAGCAACCACTTTTGCCTCCGGAAAAACATGTTTAATCTGATCCCCCGCGGCAAGGGTTCCTGCCGAACCGGGAGCCGAAGTGAAGCAGGCGATGCGCCCGTTGCCGATACCATTTACCGCCTCGACGGCAGAATTGCCGGTAACGTAGCGATGAAAACGATAATTCGGCATCAGTTCAAACTGCGCCAGGGGCTTGTTTTTGGGGTTTTTCTTTAACTCATGTGTCCGCTGCAGGGTTAATATAACATCGCTCTCGGTGCCTGGGGTTAGATCGAGTTCTCCGCCATAGGCACGAATCCGCTCGTAGCGTTCTTTGCTCATGTTATCCGGCATGATAATGACAGCCTGATAGCCCATCAACCGGCAGATATAGGCCACACCGATACCGAAGTTGCCGGTAGAAGGACCAAGGATGGTGTGTTCCCCCGGCAGGATTTCCCCATTGACACATCCTTCCATCAGGGTGGTGTAGGCCGGCCCCACTTTATGGGAGCCGGAAGGGAAATATGTGCCTAGCATAACAACTATGTTCGCGTCTACGCCCGTCATTTCCTTGGGCAGGATTATCTTCCGCACCTGGTTATTTTCGTCTTTCCAGGTGATATTAAAAAGATTGCACGGGTCCAGCTCATCTTCTTTCAGGACTCTTAATGCCTTTTCCCGGATCACTTTGTCAATCGTTTCCGGGTGCAACATTTCCTCGTAAGTGGGTCCAAAGGGTACTTTTGCCTTGTCCAATGGATTTACCTCCCCCTTCTTAACTTTTATTGCCAGCTCCGGCACTATATATTTCAGCACGGTTTATTTACATCCTATCATGTTAAATAAGATTTAACAAGAGGCTTTTCTCCTTCCCCTCACATGATATTACTTGATCACTTTTAGTTTAAATAGGATCATCAAAAACATGTTTAGTATACCTACTCATCCAGCATATAATATGCCCAAGTAAGGAATGTAAAGATAAAGAGAAAGAAAGGAGTTTTGGATATGGAAGTCGCTAGGATTACATCAAAAGGTCAAATAACGATACGGGTCCAAATCAGAAAAAAGCCGAATCTAAAAGAAAGCGATAAAATAATATTTTTGGAACAGGACGGCAGGATATATTTCGAAAACGCTGCCTTATTGGCATTTAAAAGGATGCAGGACGCAATGGCAGGTGAAGCTCAAAAAGCAGGCTATAATTCCCAGAAGAAATGAATGAACTTGTTGTGAAGGAAATAAGAAAAGAGATGTGGGAAGAACGATATGCGAATAATGTTTGATACCAGTGTCTTAATTTCCCTTATCTTCTTCCCATCGGCACAGATTATTTAGTGCCGTGGGGGTAGAAATCCCCCTCTGAAGCCAAGACCCAGTTGAACCTTGTACATCATCGGCAAGTACGAAGAAGTTTTTCCAGGTTAAAGCCTGTGTTTTTTTCTGGCTTGCATCAAAAATCAGCTGCGCATTATGCTAAAAAAGCAGTTTTCGGTCAGCCATGGCGAAGCGATGCTGTCTATGTGCCAGGTCTTGATCCTGTTGAACATGCCTTCCTTTGCCAGACATACAGCCGTCCCTAAAATTTTTGAGCGCAGATAGACTGCGCTCAAAAGTATTTTCTTGTAATCTAAATAGCCTTTCTGCTGGCAAGAGGATAGCCAAACCGGCGCCGGGCACGGGGAGGCTGCAGAATTTCTGCCATGACAATTCCCCGGGTCCAATCTTCGGTTGAAAAGCCTGTAAATAAAGCTGGAGTTATGTTAGCCGGAACTGATACCTCTTCAAAGACTCTTGATCGCCAATCAGAGACTGGGTAATCTTTCGGTATGTCCTTGACCAGCGCAGCAACTAGTTTTTCTTTGGCCTGATCAGCTTTGGGCGGGGAGTAAACTTCCCGGCGTTCGTCGTCTTCTTCCTCCTCCAGTTCCCAGGGCAGTTCCCAGGGTAAAGGCTCCGGAAGCACTGGCGGTTCTTCCCGCTCATGGACTTCGGGTTTTTGGTTGCCCCAAGGCGAGGGCAATTCCCTAGCGGGTGCAGTTTCTGCGGGCTTTCCGGGCACACGCTGCCGTTCTGCCTGCTCCCTAGCTTGCTGTTTCCGCTTTTTATCAGCCATAGACTGCAGGATCAGGAACCCGATAAAGAACAAAACAGCTAGAAAATCCAAAGGGCATCACCCCTTATCACCAGGTATAACCTGTTATTTTTTGTTTTTATTATCCTCGGCCAAGGTGCTTTGGTCCCTATAATCTACCTGGCCTGCTTTGGCGATATTATCCCGCATTTGCGTGTCAGCAATAATATTTTGCATGTTGTAATAGTCCATTACGCCTAACTTGCCTTCCCGCAAAGCCGATGCCATGGCCCGCGGCACTTCGGCTTCGGCTTCCACCACTTTGGCCCGCATTTCCTGCACGGCCGCCTTCATTTCTTGTTCCCTGGCGACAGCCATCGCCCGCCGCTCCTCGGCTTTGGCCTGGGCGATCTTCTTGTCGGCTTCCGCCTGGTCAATTTGCAGGTGAGCCCCGATGTTTCTGCCCACATCCACATCGGCAATGTCAATAGAAAGGATTTCAAAGGCAGTACCTGCATCAAGGCCTTTATCCAATACTGTCCGGGATATACGATCCGGGTTTTCTAAAACTTCTTTATGGGATTCCGCAGAACCAACGGTTGTAACAATACCTTCGCCAACCCTGGCTATAATGGTCTCTTGGCCCGCGCCGCCAACCAGGCGCCCGATATTGGCCCGCACCGTCACCCGGGCCCTCGCTTTGACCTCGATTCCGTCTTTGGCTACTGCAGCTATGACAGGAGTTTCAATCACTTTGGGGTTAACGCTCATTTGCACTGCTTCCAATACGTTTCGGCCGGCCAGGTCGATAGCGGCCGCCCGCTCAAAGGGCAGCGGTATGTTTGCCCGTTCGGCAGCAATCAGGGCATCTACTACCCGATCCACATTGCCGCCGGCAAGGTAATGAGCCTCGAGCTGGTTTACGTCAGCAGGCAGCCCGGCTTTGTCGGCCTTAATTAAAGAGTTGACGATCTTAGCAGGGACAACCCGTCTAAGACGCATCCCGATCAAAGTAAAAATGCCCACTTTCACACCAGCAGCCAGGGCTGAGATCCAGAGCCCGATGGGGATAAAACTGAAAATAAACAACACAAACAATAGAGCAACCACAAAAAGGATCAACGCAGATAAACTAGCCAGATCGATCATTTAAAATACAAACCTCCCCTTATTTTAATTTTTCATTGCTGTCCCTATATAAAGACGCTTAGTCCCTGGATTTACGCACTATTATGCGAATACCTTCCACCTTATCCACCTGTACTTTTGTGTCTGCCGGGATAAAACTGCCCTCCGCCACTACATCTAATCTTTCGCCGCTTTCCAATTCCATGGTGCCGGCTGGCCGAAGGGGTGTGACAGCAATGCCTTTACGCCCGACATAGCCTACCAGGTTACTTTCGGGAGCTATATAGCCGGCCTGATTTTCTTGCCTGAGAGACAAAATCAGCCTGCTCCAAACCCGGCGGGTAGGCAGATACTTAATACTGAAGGCCAGTAACACTATCGTGCTGATCAAGGCAATCACTATTGAAACAATAGCCTGATGAGTTGTTGGCGCCGTTATAAACACGCTGGTCAATAGCGCCCCCAAACCTAAAACACCGGCAAACCCAAGCCCAGGGGTAACAAAAATTTCCACTGCTAATAATAGTATGCCCAAAAGGAACAACACCAAAGACTCCCACCCTGCTAAACCGGCAGCAATATGGCCGGCAAAATAAACCGCGAAAGAGATTAGACCGATTATACCCGGAAAACCAAGGCCTGGGGAGTATAGCTCCATTATAAGACCGGCGAAGCCGAGGGTTAACAGAATAGGACCGACATAAGGGCCGGTTATCCAACGGGCCAAGGTTTCTGCCGGGCTTGGTTTTAAAACCACCACCCGGGCTCCTTCCAGACCTAAAAATTTAAGCACTTCTTGCCGGGTGGAAAGTACCTCATCGATCATTTTGTGTTCCAGGGCCTTGGTATCGGTTAAAGTCAAGAGCTTGCCGGCTGCGATCAGGCCCGGAATTTCGATATCGGTATCCGCCATGGCGGCAGCAATTTTTGGATCCCGGCCATTTGCCGATGCTGCAGCCTGTAGCTGGCCAACCCAATAAGAAAGGGTTTTTTCATCAGCCCTTTGCATGCCCATCAGCTGAGGTTCTGCCGCTCCCATGGTGGTTCCGGGCATCATCACCAGCTTTTCCGCTGTCAGCGCGATCAGGGTGCCTGCGGAAATAGCCCCGCCTGTAACAAAGGCTGCCGTTGGGATTTCTGCTTTTCTCATGAGGCTGCTGATGTCCACAGCCGCATTTAAAAATCCTCCCGGAGTGTCGATTTCCATCAGGATGTGGTCGACACCAAGCTGTTCAGCCTCTTTGTAGGTCCGCTGCAAGAATTTGACCAAACCCACATCAATAGGGCCAGTCACCGGCACTACCCAAACAACTTTACCAGGTGCAGTATGACCTGGCAGCTCCAATGCAGCCAGACAAATCAATATCATTATTAAAAGGGTCAATATTTGCCGCCGACGATTTTTGGGCATTTGCCACACCTCTTTAATGCACGTAGGAAAATATTATTTAGAAAACAATTTGCATTATGAACCAACAGCCTAGCATGCATACTAGGCTGTCGAAAATCAGGCCTCATTTCTTCGGCCTTGCCCTCACAGGCATAGTTTGCAGTTAGAATACTGGGACACACATGGGAAAAGACCTGAGGGTAGGGGATATGCTAGTTCCACTTGCGTTTTCTTGCCGCTTCAGACTTCTTCTTTCTTTTAACGCTAGGCTTCTCGTAGTGCTCTCTTTTCCGCACCTCTGATAAAACACCAGCTTTTTGGCAAGTCCGTTTAAATCTCCTTAAAGCGCTGTCCAGTGTTTCATTTTTGCCTACCTTAATTTCACTCAACCCCGTTTCCCTCCCTCCGCTGCCTACCTAGGCCAGCCCGGTAAGGGCAAACCCAGTTAACAGATAAGTACACACGCTAAATTATACTATAGAGCCTTGACCACCGTCAACCCTAGGTCTCTTGGACTTTGATCCTCTTTAGCCAAGACCCCGCATTTGCCTTCCTCCTAACAAGTGGAAGTGAACGTGATAAATTACCTGGCCGCCGTCCTCCTTACAGTTGATAACCAGCCGGAAACCCTTATCAGCAATGCCTGCTTTCTTTGCCACCTCTATTGCCACTAAATGAATATGGCCGATTAATGCTTGATCATCAGGGGTTAAGGCGGTTAAATCCGGGATATGTTTTTTGGGAACAATGAGAATGTGCTCTGGCGCAACTGGATGAATATCTCTGAAAGCCATTACCAATTCATCTTCAAACACAATACTTGCGGGCAGTTCCTTGTTAATTATTTTACAAAAAAGACAATTATCCAATCCTTCACCTCCCCTAAATAATATTCTCCAAATAGCTCCGCTACTAAAATGAGCCGGACCACAAATTATTCCTTGCTTAAACTGGGTCTTGGCTTCAGCCTACCGGAGTACCGACAATATAACCCTCTTTGCGGATTTCCCGCAAGGTTACCGGAATAAGCTGTCCCCGTAAATTCTCGTCTCCGGGGAAAACAACCCTTAAGTAATTATCTGTGTGGCCTTCCCACAAACCCTTGCCTGAATCCTTTTCCTGTTCGACGAGTACGGTTTTAACCTGACCGACAAAACCAGCCGCATATTGGCGCCATAACTCCTGAGCCAGCTTTAATAGGGCCTGGCTGCGCTTTTCCTTTTCCTTTGGGTCCACTTGAAGAGGAAATTTGGCTGCCGGGGTTTTGGCTTGCGGCGAAAACTTAAACACATGAATACCGGCAAAGGCCATTTCTTCGGCAAAGGCCAGGGTCCTGGCAAACTGGTCTTTTGTTTCTCCAGGGAAACCGGCAATGATGTCAGTAGTTACTGCGAGGCCGGGAAACACAAGGCGCAGCTTATCCAAAAGCTGACGGTACTCTAGGGTAGTGTACCGGCGGCCCATCTTTTTTAAGACCTGGTCCTCCCCGCTTTGCAAAGGTATATGCAGGTGCGGGCAGATAACTTCGCTCTGGGATAGAGCTTCCAGCAATTCCGCATCAAATTCATTGGGATCAAGGGAACTCAGCCTGAGCCGGGACAAACCTTGAAGCCTGCTCAGATTTCGGATCAATCCCGCCAGGGTGACCTTGCCCGGCAGATCCACCCCGTAGGAACCTAGATGAACCCCGGTCAGGACAATTTCCTGATAGCCCTTCTCAATTAAAGACAGGGCTTCTTTTTCAGCCGAGGCCGGTTCCCTGCTCCTTAAAGGGCCGCGGGCGTAAGGGACAATACAGTATGTGCAGAACTGGCGGCAGCCTTCCTGAATTTTCAAAAAGGCCCTGACCCGGTTACCTGCTACCATCGGGAGCTCCTCAAAAGATTCGCCCTGTTCAAGTTCCTGCACCAGGTTCATAGGAACTCGATCCTGGGCCACCTGCTCGACCAGTTCAACAATCCGCACCCTGTCCTGGGTGCCGATAATCAGGTCAACTCCCGGAATCCGGCAGATCTCCTCCGGGGAAACCTGGGCATAGCAGCCTGTTACTGCTACCACCGCCTCGGGGTTAGTCCGGACAGCCCGGCGGATCATTTGCCGCGATTTGCTGGAACCCAGGTGGGTAACGGTACAGGTATGAACAACGTAAACATCTGCCGGCTGGTTAAAATCCACCAGCCGGTAACCCGCATCTGCAAAGAGCTTTGCTAAGGCCTCTGCTTCCTGCTGATTAACCTTACAGCCTAAAACATGTACAGCCGCAGTTTTAGCTGTCAAAAATTGTTCCTCCCAGATCGCCTAATTGGTACATCAAAATGGCCAAAACCGCCAGCCCTGCGGTTTCAGTGCGTAAAATCCGCGGCCCAAGGGAAACAGGAATTGCTCCTCTTTTTTGAGCAAGCCTCACTTCTTCTTCATCCCAGCCACCCTCCGGGCCAATAAAGACGGTAATTGGTTCCTTTGGCCCCTCGCCTTGAGCAATTACCTCTTTTAATGATCTCTGTTTTTCCCCTTCCCAAGGAATCAGGACCAGCCCGTGGGTGGGCAGATCACTAACAACGTGAGCAAAATCCCTCAGCGGTTCAACCCGGGGAACTGCAGTTCGCCCGCTCTGCTTGGCAGCTTCTTCCGCAATCCGCTGCCATCTTTCCTGGCGTTTTTCAGCCTTCGCTGATGCGAGGTTGACCACCGTCCGGCGGGTTCGCACCGGTATAACTACGCTTACTCCAAGCTCAGCGCTTTTTTCAATGATCAGGTCGAACTTATCCCCTTTTGGCAATCCCTGGACAAGAATAACTTTCAGGGGTGGTTCGGATGAGTCCTCCCGGCAATCCTCCGCTACCACCTCCACTTTTTGCGGGGAAAGCGCAGTAAGCCTTGATTGCCAGGCCTTACCCAGACAGTCTACCAGCAAAATTGCTTCCCCAGGCTGCATCCGCAAGACCTTTCCGATATGGGTGGCATCTTGCCCGGTGATGGAGTATTTCTTTCCTGCATTAAGTTCTTCACTAATAAAAAAGCGCCGCACCGCATTACTCCTTCTGGCATACCATCGCTACCCATTCGTCCTGGTGGTCGATTTCGATGACGGCAAAACCTTCGCTTAACAAAGCCATTTGCACTTCCGCCAAACGGTGGCGGATTATCCCCGAAACAATCAGGAAACCCCCGCTCGTAAGGCACTGGTGAGCCTGAGGCAACAAAAGCAATACCGGATCGGCAACAATATTTGCAACAATCAAGTCGGCATCGCATAACACCCCGGCTAACAGATCGGTTTCCTGAATCATGATTATTTCCGCTAAGCTGTTAGCAGCCGCGTTTTCCCGCGCAATTGCAGTGGCTAACGGATCAATATCGACCCCGGTAACCTGGCCAGCGCCTAATCTGGCAGCGGCAACAGCCAAGACACCGGACCCTGTTCCTACATCAATAACCCTGGCGCCCGGTGTGATGTACCTTTCCAAAAAGCGAATGCACATGGCCGTGGTGGGGTGGGTTCCGGTTCCGAAGGCCATTCCCGGATCAAGCCAGACAATCAGATCATCTTCTGTTGGCTCATATTTTTGCCAGGCCGGAACGACCACAATCCTTTGCCCTACTCGTTCAGGGTGGTAAAAGGCTTTCCAAGACTGGGACCACTCCTCCTCTGATATTTCGGTTAAGCTCAATTCTGCCATAAAACCAGGAAAATGTTCCTCCAGGGCCGCCAGCTGCATCTCAAGATAGCTAATCCGGCAATCCAGGCTCGAGTTTAATGGCAGGTAGGCTTTTACAACTACATGTTCAGCTTCTAAAACGTCCGGGGAAATTTCAAAAGCCTCCCAGGCTGCTTCCGACAGGTAGCGGGCAATATCTTGCGGGTCCTGAATTACTACTCCCGCAGCGCCAACTTCGTAAAACAAATTGGCCACCGATTCGGCTGCCTCCTCTGAAGTCGCCACGGACAACTCCTGCCATCGCACGGCATCCACTCCTTGCACTGCCAAATAATCTCAAGATTTTTTACACTAACCCATAAAGGCATCTTTCATTTTTGTGAAAAAACCTTTATCTTTGCCATCATCGCCCTGTTTATGATGGATGTGCTGTTCCTTGCTCAAGGAACGGCCCAGCTCTGCTAACAGGTTTTTTTGTTTTTCCGTCAGTCTTACAGGGGTTTGCACTATTACTCTAACATGCTGGTCTCCGCGGCCATAACCCTTTAGTCTTGGTATTCCTTTTCCTTTTAAGCGGAACACCGCTCCTGTCTGAGTTCCTTCCGGGATTTTCATTTTGATTTTCCCATCCAGGGTAGGAACTTCAATTTCATCACCCAAGGCTGCCTGAACTATGGAAACAGGCATGTCGCAAAGGACTTCGAACTCCCGGCGCTGAAAAACCGGATGGGGCTTAATAACAAGTTCAATAAAAAGATCTCCCGGCGGGCCGCCCATTTCACCAGCCTGCCCTTCCCCAGTTACCCTGAGGCGGGACCCTGTATCAACCCCCGGCGGGATCTTGATGTTGATCCGGCGGACACGTTTAACTTTACCCTGGCCCCGACATTCCCCACAAGGGGTAGTAACCACTTTGCCGGTTCCATTGCACTGGGAACAGGTACGAATAGTCTGCATTTGGCCCAGCATGGTCCGCTGGGCTACCCGCACCTGGCCTGTGCCTTTACATCCAGGACAGGTTGAGGGATGGGTGCCCGGCGCGGCCCCCGAACCATGGCATTCGGGGCAGTTTTCCAGGCGGGGAACCTCTACGTGGGTATCCAGGCCAAATGCAGCCTCTTCAAAAGAAATGGCATATTCCATCTGCAAATCGGCGCCGCGACGCGGGCCTTTTCGTTGAGCACCGGCCATACCGCCGAAGAACATATCAAAGATATCGCCAAAACCGCCGGCAAAATCGCCAAAACCCTGGCCGTTAGCAGGATCTGTATGGCCAAACTGATTATAACGGGCCCTTTTCTCCGGATCAGACAGGACTTCATATGCTTCATTAATTTCTTTAAACTTGGTCTCGGCATCTTTATTGTCAGGATTCAGATCTGGGTGGTACTTGCGGGCCAGCTGCCGGAAAGCCTTTTTAAGTTCAGCTTCACCGGCATCCCGGTTAACCCCCAGCACCTCGTAATAATCTCGTTTTTCCAAGGAGGATCACCCTCTTTTTGCCCGTCATTTTGTTACATCAAACCTATTGTTACTTTTTTTCCTCATCTACCACCTTGTAATCGGCGTCAACCACGTTGTCCTGATTATGAGCTTCGCCGGCAGCAGCCCCATCTTGTTGCGGCGCCGCCTTTTTATAAACATTGGTGCTCAACTGGAACAGGGCTTGGGACAGGGCTTCGCTTTTTTGTTTAATCGCCTCTAAGTCCTGGCCTTTCAAGGCTTCTTCCAGCTCGGATTTAGCCTTTTTTACCGCCTCTTTGTCCTGGGGTTCAGCCTTGTCGTCCAGCTCTTTTAGGGTCCGTTCCGCCTGGTAGACTAAAGAATCTCCCTGGTTCCTGGCTTCGATAGCCTCTTTGCGCTTTTTATCTTCCTCGGCGTGGGTTTCGGCATCGTGCATCATTTTTTTAATATCTTTTTCACTTAAGCCGCTGGAAGCGGTAATGGTAATGGCCTGCTGTTTGCCCGTCCCCAGGTCTTTGGCGGTAACGTGCACGATTCCGTTGGCATCGATATCAAACTTAACTTCGATCTGCGGAATACCTCTGGGCGCAGGCGGGATGCCCGCGAGTTGGAATCGCCCAAGGGTCTTGTTATCTCCTGCCATTGCCCGTTCTCCCTGGAGCACATGGATCTCCACCGTGGTCTGGTTGTCGGCTGCTGTGGAAAAAATCTGGCTTTTAGAAGTCGGGATGGTGGTGTTTCTTTCGATCAATTTGGTGAATACCCCGCCCAGGGTCTCGATCCCCAAAGACAGCGGGGTGACATCCAGCAACAACACATCTTTGACCTCTCCGGCCAAGACTCCGGCCTGGATGGCTGCCCCCAGGGCCACACACTCGTCCGGGTTAATCCCCTTATGGGGCTCTTTACCTGTTAGTCTTTTTACTGTTTGCTGGACCAGAGGCACCCTGGTCGATCCTCCGACCAGGAGCACCCGGTCAATGTCTTCAGGCTTCATACCAGCATCAGCCATCGCCTGTCTGGTTGGGCCTTCAGTTTTAGCCACCAGGTCCGCGATTAGTTCTTCGAATTTAGCCCTGGTCAAGGTAAGATCCAGGTGCTGGGGACCGTCTTGGGTTGCCGTAATAAAGGGCAAATTTATATTGGTGCTGGTCACTGAGGACAACTCGTGTTTAGCTTTTTCTGCCGCCTCTTTTAACCGCTGCGTGGCAATTTTATCTTTTGCCAGGTCTACACCATGGGATTTCTTAAATTCTGCGGCCATCCAGTGGATCACCCGCTCATCAAAGTCATCCCCGCCCAACAGGTTATTGCCGCTGGTAGCCTTTACTTCAAACACCCCGTCACCCAGCTCCAGGATAGATACGTCAAAAGTGCCTCCGCCCAGGTCATAAACCAGGATGGTATGGTCTTCTCCTTTATCCAGCCCGTAGGCTAAAGCAGCAGCCGTTGGCTCGTTGATGATCCTGAGCACCTCCAAGCCGGCTATTTTCCCGGCATCTTTGGTTGCCTGCCGCTGGCTGTCGGTGAAGTAGGCCGGAACTGTAATTACTGCCTGACTCACTTTTTCCCCCAGGTAAGCTTCGGCGTCGGCCTTCATCTTCTGTAAAATCATAGCAGAGATCTCCTGGGGAGTATAAGACTTCTCGTCAATCTTTACTTTATGGTCTGTGCCCATGCGGCGCTTGATAGAAACAACCGTCCTGTCCGGATTGGTAATAGTCTGCCTTTTGGCAACCTGGCCAACCATCCGCTCACCGTTTTTGGCAAACCCAACAACTGATGGAGTAGTGCGGGCGCCTTCCGCATTCGGTATAACAACGGCCTCTCCGCCCTCCATTACAGCCACACAGGAGTTAGTAGTTCCCAGATCAATTCCGATCACTTTT
It contains:
- a CDS encoding nodulation protein NfeD, which encodes MPKNRRRQILTLLIMILICLAALELPGHTAPGKVVWVVPVTGPIDVGLVKFLQRTYKEAEQLGVDHILMEIDTPGGFLNAAVDISSLMRKAEIPTAAFVTGGAISAGTLIALTAEKLVMMPGTTMGAAEPQLMGMQRADEKTLSYWVGQLQAAASANGRDPKIAAAMADTDIEIPGLIAAGKLLTLTDTKALEHKMIDEVLSTRQEVLKFLGLEGARVVVLKPSPAETLARWITGPYVGPILLTLGFAGLIMELYSPGLGFPGIIGLISFAVYFAGHIAAGLAGWESLVLFLLGILLLAVEIFVTPGLGFAGVLGLGALLTSVFITAPTTHQAIVSIVIALISTIVLLAFSIKYLPTRRVWSRLILSLRQENQAGYIAPESNLVGYVGRKGIAVTPLRPAGTMELESGERLDVVAEGSFIPADTKVQVDKVEGIRIIVRKSRD
- the rpsU gene encoding 30S ribosomal protein S21; protein product: MSEIKVGKNETLDSALRRFKRTCQKAGVLSEVRKREHYEKPSVKRKKKSEAARKRKWN
- a CDS encoding histidine triad nucleotide-binding protein codes for the protein MDNCLFCKIINKELPASIVFEDELVMAFRDIHPVAPEHILIVPKKHIPDLTALTPDDQALIGHIHLVAIEVAKKAGIADKGFRLVINCKEDGGQVIYHVHFHLLGGRQMRGLG
- the mtaB gene encoding tRNA (N(6)-L-threonylcarbamoyladenosine(37)-C(2))-methylthiotransferase MtaB, coding for MTAKTAAVHVLGCKVNQQEAEALAKLFADAGYRLVDFNQPADVYVVHTCTVTHLGSSKSRQMIRRAVRTNPEAVVAVTGCYAQVSPEEICRIPGVDLIIGTQDRVRIVELVEQVAQDRVPMNLVQELEQGESFEELPMVAGNRVRAFLKIQEGCRQFCTYCIVPYARGPLRSREPASAEKEALSLIEKGYQEIVLTGVHLGSYGVDLPGKVTLAGLIRNLSRLQGLSRLRLSSLDPNEFDAELLEALSQSEVICPHLHIPLQSGEDQVLKKMGRRYTTLEYRQLLDKLRLVFPGLAVTTDIIAGFPGETKDQFARTLAFAEEMAFAGIHVFKFSPQAKTPAAKFPLQVDPKEKEKRSQALLKLAQELWRQYAAGFVGQVKTVLVEQEKDSGKGLWEGHTDNYLRVVFPGDENLRGQLIPVTLREIRKEGYIVGTPVG
- a CDS encoding 16S rRNA (uracil(1498)-N(3))-methyltransferase translates to MRRFFISEELNAGKKYSITGQDATHIGKVLRMQPGEAILLVDCLGKAWQSRLTALSPQKVEVVAEDCREDSSEPPLKVILVQGLPKGDKFDLIIEKSAELGVSVVIPVRTRRTVVNLASAKAEKRQERWQRIAEEAAKQSGRTAVPRVEPLRDFAHVVSDLPTHGLVLIPWEGEKQRSLKEVIAQGEGPKEPITVFIGPEGGWDEEEVRLAQKRGAIPVSLGPRILRTETAGLAVLAILMYQLGDLGGTIFDS
- the prmA gene encoding 50S ribosomal protein L11 methyltransferase, translated to MRWQELSVATSEEAAESVANLFYEVGAAGVVIQDPQDIARYLSEAAWEAFEISPDVLEAEHVVVKAYLPLNSSLDCRISYLEMQLAALEEHFPGFMAELSLTEISEEEWSQSWKAFYHPERVGQRIVVVPAWQKYEPTEDDLIVWLDPGMAFGTGTHPTTAMCIRFLERYITPGARVIDVGTGSGVLAVAAARLGAGQVTGVDIDPLATAIARENAAANSLAEIIMIQETDLLAGVLCDADLIVANIVADPVLLLLPQAHQCLTSGGFLIVSGIIRHRLAEVQMALLSEGFAVIEIDHQDEWVAMVCQKE